One genomic region from Uloborus diversus isolate 005 chromosome 2, Udiv.v.3.1, whole genome shotgun sequence encodes:
- the LOC129216893 gene encoding uncharacterized protein LOC129216893 encodes MTEFRDTVVSVYDRVLQKEKSRFTVNHQAIRNAIQTMKDVYLPNSAWESDATVSVANYNDAAHRCAYLHKYAMCYTGMTHDLFYLAVSKSNMIKVYLNAKEKLRLCSLGGGPGSDLVAMLQVFHNCFDFAHCHVTVIDYLAEWRNVFVSVVRELQSGQYGGIAEMLQPQYFRYEYVQANLLLPLNANIQKIIQQSDFVSMVKFISAAACSGTRQMVYEIFSCMKPGAFLLFIDNAAGGFLEMVQQVAKQCGMLSVFGPLKHFEYEDPAYSMERFGYTSQSRSKMSLQVLMKPPLLKTDLPREPSLDAYSDVDPLVRDFERQCRVDGTPGVYVQPTRSHSNGPGRTGGRTRQFDEAPEEEIACCTII; translated from the exons ATGACGGAATTTCGCGACACCGTTGTGTCAGTTTACGATCGAGTTCTTCAAAAAGAGAAGTCGCGATTTACCGTGAATCATCAAGCGATAAGGAACGCGATTCAGACGATGAAAGACGTCTATCTGCCGAACAGCGCCTGGGAAAGTGATGCGACTGTTTCTGTCGCCAATTACAACGACGCCGCCCATCGCTGCGCGTATTTGCATAAATACGCCATGTGCTACACCGGCATGACGCACGACCTCTTCTACCTCGCCGTATCGAAATCGAATATGATAAAGGTATACCTCAATGCCAAGGAGAAGTTGCGTCTGTGCAGTCTCGGCGGCGGCCCCGGTTCTGACCTCGTCGCGATGTTGCAAGTTTTTCACAACTGTTTTGATTTTGCTCACTGTCACGTAACTGTCATCGACTACCTGGCAGAGTGGAGAAATGTGTTTGTTTCCGTGGTTCGGGAACTCCAGAGCGGACAGTACGGCGGCATTGCGGAAATGTTACAGCCGCAGTATTTTAGGTATGAGTACGTCCAGGCTAATTTGCTGTTGCCACTCAATGCGAATATACAGAAAATTATACAGCAGTCTGATTTTGTAAGCATGGTGAAGTTCATTTCTGCAGCCGCTTGCTCGGGGACAAGACAAATGGTTTAT GAGATATTCAGCTGCATGAAACCAGGAGCTTTCCTGCTGTTCATCGACAACGCAGCCGGTGGGTTTCTGGAAATGGTTCAACAGGTGGCTAAGCAATGCGGCATGCTCAGTGTCTTCGGGCCCCTCAAGCATTTCGAATACGAGGATCCAGCTTATTCCATGGAACGATTTGGTTATACGAGTCAGAGCCGATCCAAAATGTCTTTGCAAGTTCTGATGAAGCCACCGTTGCTCAAGACGGATTTGCCACGGGAACCCTCATTGGACGCCTACAGTGACGTCGATCCTTTGGTCAGAGATTTTGAGAGACAGTGCAGGGTGGATGGCACACCAGGAGTTTATGTTCAACCGACTCGAAGTCATTCCAATGGACCTGGCAGAACTGGTGGCAGGACGAGACAGTTCGATGAAGCACCAGAGGAAGAAATTGCTTGCTGTACTATAATCTAA